One Triplophysa dalaica isolate WHDGS20190420 chromosome 1, ASM1584641v1, whole genome shotgun sequence DNA segment encodes these proteins:
- the si:ch211-107o10.3 gene encoding retinol dehydrogenase 11, translated as MQVYTKQVVDFVEEHRTACTIVLVSGVGLFALRRWMGGGVCRSKALLDGKTVLITGANTGIGKETAVDLARRGAKVILACRDMGRASKAAEEIKKRSGNDKVIVRRLDLASLKSVRALAKEIQETEDRLDILINNAGIMMCPKWETEDGFEMQFGVNHLGHFLLTNLLLDLLKKSTPSRVVNVSSLAHETGKIHFDDINMDKNYNPHTSYLQSKLANVLFNRELAARLKGTGVTTCALHPGVIRTELGRHFFSQLWKRILFLPFTFFIKTPWEGAQTTIYCAVEGSLKDSSGLYYSDCAPKLAAPQGRDDAVARRLWDLSASMVGLD; from the exons ATGCAAGTTTACACAAAGCAAGTTGTGGACTTTGTGGAGGAGCACCGTACTGCATGCACTATCGTCCTTGTTTCAG GTGTTGGTCTCTTTGCCCTGCGGAGATGGATGGGCGGTGGAGTCTGCCGAAGCAAAGCACTCTTGGACGGAAAAACTGTTCTCATAACAGGAGCTAACACTGGTATCGGCAAGGAAACTGCAGTGGATTTGGCCAGGAGAG GTGCCAAGGTGATCTTGGCCTGCAGAGACATGGGTAGAGCTAGCAAGGCAGCAGAAGAGATCAAGAAAAGGAGCGGAAATGATAAAGTTATTGTGAGGAGGTTGGATCTGGCCTCCTTGAAATCTGTTAGAGCTCTAGCCAAAGAAATACAGGAGACCGAAGACAGATTGGACATTCTGATAAACAACGCTG GAATAATGATGTGCCCAAAGTGGGAAACAGAAGATGGCTTTGAAATGCAGTTTGGGGTGAACCACCTAGGCCATTTTCTGCTTACCAACTTACTTCTGGACTTGTTAAAGAAATCAACACCCAGTCGTGTTGTCAATGTTTCCAGCCTGGCCCATGAGACGG GCAAAATCCATTTTGACGATATAAATATGGACAAAAACTACAATCCCCACACAAGCTATCTGCAGAGCAAGCTTGCTAATGTTCTGTTTAACCGTGAACTAGCAGCCAGGTTGAAAG GTACAGGAGTGACAACTTGCGCCCTTCATCCTGGGGTGATCCGTACTGAACTGGGCCGACACTTCTTTTCTCAACTGTGGAAAAGGATTCTGTTTTTGCCCttcacatttttcattaaaacaccCTGGGAGGGTGCGCAGACCACCATCTACTGTGCTGTGGAAGGGAGTCTAAAGGATTCCAGTGGCCTTTATTACAG TGACTGTGCACCCAAACTGGCAGCTCCTCAGGGTAGAGATGATGCTGTAGCCCGCAGGCTGTGGGACCTCAGCGCTTCCATGGTGGGCCTGGATTGA
- the tmed3 gene encoding transmembrane emp24 domain-containing protein 3 codes for MRHVSLLMLAVYVAYINATELTFELADNEKQCFYEDLEQGEKFDIDFQVIAGGNYDVDCFVTDPLNNVLYHERKKQYDSFSHTTAMKGVYKVCFSNEFSTFSHKTIYLDFRAGEERPLLPDMNSATALTQMESACMSVHEILKVVSDSQTWYRLREAQDRTRAEDLNVRVFYWSIGETIILFVVSIGQVLMLKSFFNEKKTKVATST; via the exons ATGAGGCACGTTTCGCTGTTAATGTTGGCAGTGTACGTAGCGTATATAAACGCCACCGAATTAACATTTGAATTGGCTGATAAtgagaaacaatgtttttacgAGGACCTGGAGCAAGGAGAGAAGTTTGACATTGACTTTCAG GTCATTGCTGGGGGGAACTATGATGTTGACTGTTTTGTGACAGATCCACTGAATAATGTACTGTATCACGAACGAAAGAAGCAATACGATAGCTTTTCCCATACAACAGCCATGAAAGGAGTGTACAAGGTCTGCTTTAGCAATGAGTTCTCAACCTTCTCTCACAAGACCATATACCTGGACTTTAGAGCAGGAGAGGAGAGACCATTGCTGCCTGATATGAACAGTGCAACAGCTCTTACACAG ATGGAGTCAGCTTGCATGTCTGTCCATGAGATTCTGAAGGTGGTTTCAGACTCTCAGACTTGGTATCGTCTTCGAGAGGCTCAAGACCGAACCAGAGCAGAAGACCTGAACGTGCGAGTATTCTATTGGTCTATTGGAGAGACCATCATCCTGTTTGTTGTCAGTATTGGCCAGGTGCTAATGCTTAAGAGTTTTTTCAATgagaagaaaacaaaagttGCCACCAGTACATAA
- the frmd5b gene encoding FERM domain-containing protein 5, with the protein MLSRLMSGSDRSLDREFNCTVRLLDDSEYTCTVQRDAKGQWLFEQVCHHLNLLEKDYFGIRYVDPEKQRHWLECSKPITKQMKSQPPYTMCLRVKFYPPDPAALKEEITRYLVFLQMKRDLYHGRLLCKSSDAATLAAYILQAEIGDYDPGKHPEGYSSKFQFFPKHSERLERRIAEIHKTELIGQSPETSELNFLNKAQTLETYGVDPHPCKDVSGNAAFLAFTPFGFVVLQGNRRIHFLKWNEVTKLKFEGKTFHIYATHQEDHKIILTYFAPTPEACKHLWKCGVEHQAFYQFEKSSQVRTVSSSNLFFKGSRFRYSGRVAKEVMEQSAKIRREPPEIHRAGMVPSRSCPSITHGPRQSSVPQARRRAVHISIMEGLESLRDSGHSTPLRSVSNSNSFLQSHGSGAEGGTAEFSDDSYSPSDSMLPTPVSSDHSDQAQVRHTNGPRSIQEERRTELTASGQARPLGVKAKGKGSRPGKTQSTQRSPEEERVNKLIFSLARLFLVTLALLFALLLLLIVLTESELDLAFLRDIRRTPEFQQFHYEFFCPLRRWLGCKLRWMGGHLINK; encoded by the exons ATGTTGAGCCGACTCATGAGTGGCAGCGATCGGAGCCTTGACAGGGAATTCAACTGCACAGTGCGACTTTTGGACGACTCGGAATACACTTGCACGGTTCAG AGGGATGCAAAGGGTCAGTGGCTGTTCGAGCAGGTTTGTCATCATCTAAACCTGCTGGAAAAGGATTACTTTGGTATAAGATATGTGGATCCAGAAAAGCAAAGG CATTGGCTGGAGTGTAGCAAACCTATTaccaaacaaatgaaat CTCAGCCACCATACACCATGTGTCTGCGTGTTAAGTTCTATCCTCCAGACCCTGCGGCTCTTAAGGAAGAAATCACTAG ATACCTGGTCTTCCTACAAATGAAAAGAGATCTGTATCATGGCCGACTCCTGTGCAAGAGTTCAGATGCTGCCACATTGGCCGCATATATTCTACAGG CTGAGATTGGAGACTATGATCCAGGAAAGCACCCAGAAGGATATAGCtctaaatttcagttttttccCAAGCATTCTGAGCGCCTGGAGCGCCGCATTGCCGAAATCCACAAAACTGAACTGAT AGGGCAGAGCCCTGAGACGTCTGAGTTGAATTTCTTAAACAAAGCTCAGACTTTAGAAACATATGGTGTAGATCCACACCCCTGCAAG GATGTGTCTGGAAATGCAGCATTTTTGGCCTTTACCCCGTTTGGCTTCGTGGTACTGCAGGGAAACAGGAGGATTCATTTCCTCAAATG GAACGAGGTGACCAAACTCAAGTTTGAAGGAAAGACGTTTCATATATATGCAACTCACCAAGAG GATCATAAGATCATCTTGACTTACTTTGCTCCAACACCCGAGGCCTGCAAGCATCTCTGGAAGTGTGGAGTAGAACACCAGGCTTTTTACCA gtttgagAAATCAAGTCAAGTTCGCACTGTGTCTAGTAGTAATCTCTTCTTCAAAGGTAGCCGTTTTAGATATAG TGGTAGAGTGGCAAAGGAGGTGATGGAGCAGAGCGCAAAAATCAGGCGAGAGCCCCCAGAGATCCACAG ggcTGGGATGGTCCCTAGTAGGAGTTGTCCCTCTATTACACATGGTCCACGACAGAGTAGCGTTCCTCAGGCACGCAGGAGAGCAGTCCATATTTCCATCATGGAAG GTTTGGAGTCCCTGCGTGACAGTGGCCATTCCACACCGTTGCGATCAGTCTCCAATAGCAACTCATTTCTACAATCCCATGGCAGTGGAGCAGAAGGAGGGACAGCAGAATTCTCAGATGACTCTTACAGTCCCTCTGACAGCATGCTTCCCACACCAGTATCCAGTGACCACTCAGACCAGGCTCAGGTTCGGCACACCAATGGCCCCCGCAGCATCCAAGAAGAACGAAGAACAGAACTGACAGCTTCAGGTCAGGCAAGGCCGCTTGGCGTTAAAGCCAAAGGGAAAGGTTCTCGTCCCGGGAAGACTCAGTCAACCCAACGCAGCCCGGAGGAAGAGCGAGTGAACAAGTTAATCTTTAGTTTGGCGCGTCTTTTCTTAGTGACTCTGGCTCTGCTGTTTGCCCTCCTTCTGCTTCTTATCGTGCTTACAGAGTCTGAGCTGGACTTGGCCTTTCTTAGGGACATCCGGAGGACACCCGAATTCCAGCAGTTTCACTATGAATTCTTCTGCCCTCTTAGGCGCTGGCTGGGCTGCAAGTTGCGCTGGATGGGTGGGCATCTTATTAATAAATGA